TTCTGGCTGATAAGTAAAGATTTGATGATCTTCTTGTAGTCTTCCCCTTTCTGGTGTAAAGAAATGATTTTCTTTCTCAGGTCTTGTGATATTTCTCTTCCATGTGGTGCCATTTCTGACAGCATTAAATGGGAAGGGGTTTTCTTTAAGTAACACCCTTCTATAGTCAACTGTTTGCTGGACACTTGTGTAATGAATAATTAGACTCAACTTTAGATGAATTATTGTTAAATTAGACATTTGTACTCTAAAATATAGCTTTGATTCAGAGAATTTTAGTGGGGTATACTCATGTTTGCATCACCCTAATTTGAGTAAAACTGAAAATTTTGTTCTCTAAGTTATATTAATTACCTTACTTTCATGTTATAAGTTAAACGAATGTTATATAAAACCTTGTCTTGTCAACATTTTGGGAAACATTTTTTTGTTCATTGAAATTACTTTTCAAAGGGGGTGTACTTATTCATGCTGAGCAATTTATATTATCTGGAACTGTGAAGGGtataccttagtttgtgtgtacttgCAGtttaacaaaatgtgtttttgtaaaataaagaaaacaagcagaaTGCCCTTTCTGATGTCTTGATGCTGAACAGGTGTTGAACCCCAGCTTATTGCCTCACATACATgtcatatctatagaaagctctaaattattacttcactttAATCAAGTAATTCAGATCGAAAACAAAACGCTTTAAAAGTGCATCCAATGAGTAGATGGCAAGTCAGGATCAGGGTTgcaaggttttcacaacaaaacccgcccaattgctacttaaAAATTGCCCAAAGGTGTTTCCAAGTGGGGGTCCCCCGGGGGGACTGGCTTGGTTACCCTAGTAAAATTTGTTATTGGAATCAATGCTCTGTGTGAAAGGGAAAATTCTTTAATACATGGCACAAGTTCATTGGCCACTATGCTATGGTAAATTCAAAGAAATATGTGTGAATAAAGAAGGTAACTGGACGAACCTTTGTCCAAATAGATGTGGTTACTCCACTGTATGGATCCTCATGTGTAGCTTCAGGTGACTTTTAGaagagaaactcttcccacactgatcacacctgGTATGACGCTTCTCTCTTCTGTGCATCTTCTCGTGTGTTTTCATATTTCCTAACTGACTGAATGTCTTGTCACAGtatgaacacttgtaaggtttctctccagtgtgaactctcaggtgtAGTCTTAAATGTTTCGCTGTAGTGAAAGTCTTCCCACACTCAAAGCACAAGTGCTCTCTCACACCAGTATGCAGAGTTTTCTGATGTAAAAGTAAACTGCTCAGCTGTGAAAATGTCTTTCCACATACAGAACAGGAATGTGGCTTCTCATTCGTATGAACTGCCAGGTGAGTTTTCAGACCTGATGACGTACGAAATGTTTTGCCGCACTGATCACACTTGaatggcttctctcctgtgtggatcctcatgtgaacAGTAAGACCGTTTTTGTATGGGAAACTcgtcccacactgatcacacgtgtgtggcttttctccagtgtgaacactcatgtgtCCTTTAAGATGTGCTCTTTGcttgaagctctttccacattgatcacaagtgaatggcttctctccagtgtgaactctgatgtgacactcaagactatCTTTGTTTGGgaatctcttttcacactgatcgcACATGAACAACCTCACTCCGGCATGGATCCTCATGTGAAACTCAAGACTATTTTTGTGTGTGAATCTCTTTTCACATAGATCACACTTGtacggcttctctcctgtgtACTGTAAGGTTTGATGATTGTctgagaaactcttcccgcactgatcacatgaaaacggcttctctccagtgtggattttcaTGTGCTTTTTAAGGGATCCTTTTTCTTTAAATTGATTTCCACATTGAGTACTCgtgaatggcttctctccagtgtgaactctcatgtgacccTCAAGACTTTGagggtgtgtttgtgtgagaaacTCTTTGTGCACTGATCACATGTGCTTTTcgccagtgtgaactctcatgtggcactgaagaatTTTTTTGGTTGAAAATCTCCTTTCACACTGATCCCACATGAACGGCTTcactccagtatgaactctcttGTGAAACTCAAGA
Above is a genomic segment from Garra rufa chromosome 2, GarRuf1.0, whole genome shotgun sequence containing:
- the LOC141325716 gene encoding uncharacterized protein, which codes for MRVHTGEKPFTSTQCGNQFKEKGSLKKHMKIHTGEKPFSCDQCGKSFSDNHQTLQYTGEKPYKCDLCEKRFTHKNSLEFHMRIHAGVRLFMCDQCEKRFPNKDSLECHIRVHTGEKPFTCDQCGKSFKQRAHLKGHMSVHTGEKPHTCDQCGTSFPYKNGLTVHMRIHTGEKPFKCDQCGKTFRTSSGLKTHLAVHTNEKPHSCSVCGKTFSQLSSLLLHQKTLHTGVREHLCFECGKTFTTAKHLRLHLRVHTGEKPYKCSYCDKTFSQLGNMKTHEKMHRREKRHTRCDQCGKSFSSKSHLKLHMRIHTVE